The Nomia melanderi isolate GNS246 chromosome 7, iyNomMela1, whole genome shotgun sequence genome includes a window with the following:
- the LOC116424178 gene encoding transcription elongation regulator 1 isoform X2, which produces MEASTEQASASTETASNNEQEHNEECMEETEDYGYDGEDYRHFIPRGRGGFRGRGRGGFDFPMRGGPPRFRGRGFGPRGPMFRGANNGFPFEGPPRPNCPPGPAGPRFRGPPPFDPSWGPMGPPNLMGPPNLMGPPGMPPPHMMNGPIGTGPGPYGPPPGMGPPNMNNIPGQQQPPQQQTQQQANIPGLDLNGEVWVETKTPDGKSYYYNIRTRETTWTKPEGPNVKVMVQDQLEQLVHGASKQAAPSNTPTSTATTPSQISENRISQNSEPSTNNTDVMNQLSTAPPGTGPPPTLGETSDVTTQPSDATQTNGTAPATVTSTPAMNTPSVNTNMMQPPPNMIPMQHRMPNQFGGPIATQFGAAPFGMPPPGFQPFGGYGPPQANWGMPQMPHGVMAPQTPAEDPAVLAQLDQELVASAMVWTEHRAPDGRLYYYNSKAGESVWEKPQPLKDLESAKLALRQKAEEAAVNSTNTAVTSSAITNNNVVTEPTKQEKQQENNHETKDSIKEADTNKPKKEETAPKEVVKPQDKSRPISSTPVPGTPWCVVWTGDGRVFFYNPSSRISVWERPDDLIGRQDVDKMVSTPPDAVVPTKTTRQSDTSESSDDDQPTPAKKMKQEETKTAPKEEEEKENKKTIDIGKEAAIEAEVRAARERAIVPLETRIKSFRDMLAEKDVSAFSTWEKELHKIVFDPRYLLLTSKERKQVFEKYVKERAEEERREKRNKMKERKEQFQKLLEEAGLHGKSSFSDFAQKHGRDERFKNVEKMRERESLFNEYLLEVRKKEKEEKTAKREQVKKEFISMLREHKDIDRHSHWSDCKKKLESDWRYRVVESASTREDWFRDYTRMLKEERKKEKEKDKDHRHRDKDHHKSEKKDRDRKDVDKYKEKSSKDRTDKDSSKDKKQRRSEVPAEENGKDKKEAVVEKESGEIEDNDEKPTKKENDKEDAEDQSDSEEDREKQKRERERRAEASLREREREVQRTLATHLRDRDKERQHHRHTEAVQHFSALLADLVRNGDLAWREAKRQLRKDHRWELAESLDREEKERLFNEHIEQLSRKKRDKFRELLDEVGASTELTASWRDIKKLLKDDPRYLKFSSSDRKCEKEFKEYIKDKLVAAKADFRELLQETKLITDKTYKKVQENNSHLAEIEEILRKDRRFLVLEAAAAERTRLLMGYLEELARRGPPPPPTASEPSRRPTTN; this is translated from the exons ggGTCGTGGCAGAGGTGGGTTTGATTTCCCCATGAGAGGTGGGCCTCCAAGGTTTAGAGGAAGAGGATTTGGACCTAGAGGACCGATGTTTCGTGGAGCAAATAATGGATTTCCATTTGAGGGACCACCTAGGCCAAACTGTCCACCAGGACCAGCTGGGCCACGTTTTAGGGGACCTCCACCATTTGATCCTAGTTGGGGACCTATGGGGCCACCGAATCTGATGGGACCGCCAAATTTAATGGGACCTCCAGGAATG CCACCGCCACACATGATGAATGGCCCAATTGGTACAGGTCCGGGACCATACGGACCACCTCCTGGAATGGGACCACCAAATATGAATAAC ATTCCAGGTCAACAACAACCCCCGCAGCAGCAGACACAACAACAAGCAAACATTCCAGGCTTAGATCTCAATGGGGAAGTATGGGTAGAAACAAAAACACCAGATGGGAAAtcatattactataatattcgTACAAGAGAAACTACATGGACAAAACCAGAGGGCCCAAACGTTAAGGTCATGGTACAAGACCAg TTAGAACAATTGGTACATGGAGCATCTAAACAAGCAGCCCCTTCTAATACTCCTACATCTACAGCTACTACACCAAGCCAAATTAGTGAGAACAGAATATCTCAAAATAGTGAACCATCTACAAATAATACGGATGTTATGAACCAACTTAGTACAGCTCCACCTGGTACAGGTCCACCTCCTACGCTTGGTGAAACATCGGATGTTACCACACAACCATCCGATGCAACTCAAACAAATG GTACAGCACCTGCAACTGTCACTAGTACTCCAGCTATGAATACACCATCAGTAAATACAAATATGATGCAACCACCCCCTAATATGATACCTATGCAACATAGAATGCCAAACCAGTTTGGGGGTCCAATTGCAACACAATTTGGGGCAGCACCATTTGGTATGCCACCACCTGGTTTTCAACCTTTTGGCGGTTATGGTCCACCTCAAGCAAATTGGG GTATGCCACAAATGCCACATGGAGTAATGGCTCCACAGACGCCAGCAGAAGATCCTGCCGTATTAGCGCAACTTGATCAGGAACTGGTTGCCTCTGCTATGGTATGGACAGAACATCGTGCTCCAGATGGAAGGTTATATTATTACAACAGTAAAGCTGGTGAATCTGTTTGGGAAAAGCCGCAGCCTTTAAAAGATCTCGAAA GTGCAAAATTAGCATTACGGCAAAAAGCAGAAGAAGCTGCTGTAAATTCTACAAATACTGCTGTTACTAGTTCTGCAATCACTAATAATAATGTTGTCACTGAACCCACCAAACAAGAGAAGCAACAAGAAAATAATCACGAAACCAAAGATAGTATAAAAGAAGCAGATACTAACAAacctaaaaaagaagaaactgcGCCTAAGGAGGTTGTTAAACCTCAAGATAAATCTAGACCAATTTCAAGCACTCCAGTGCCTGGAACTCCTTG GTGTGTTGTTTGGACGGGCGATGGACGTGTATTTTTCTACAATCCTTCTTCACGAATTTCAGTATGGGAAAGACCAGATGATCTTATTGGTCGTCAAGATGTTGACAAAATGGTATCTACTCCTCCAGATGCAGTGGTACCTACTAAAACTACTCGTCAGTCAGATACAAGTGAGAGTAGTGATGATGACCAGCCAACACCagcaaaaaaaatgaaacaagaagaaactaaaa CAGCACCaaaagaggaggaagaaaaggaaaataagaaaaccatTGATATCGGCAAAGAGGCTGCAATAGAAGCGGAAGTTCGAGCTGCCAGAGAAAGAGCAATTGTTCCTCTGGAAACACGGATTAAATCATTTAGGGATATGCTTGCAGAGAAagat gTGTCCGCATTTAGTACATGGGAGAAAGAACTCCATAAAATAGTATTCGATCCTCGTTACCTACTTTTGACATCGAAGGAGAGGAAACAGGTCTTCGAGAAATATGTAAAGGAGAGAGCAGAAGAAGAAAGGCGGGAAAAGAGGAATAAAATGAAGGAACGAAAAGAACAATTCCAGAAACTATTAGAAGAAGCTGGTCTTCATGGGAA ATCGTCATTTAGTGATTTTGCTCAAAAGCATGGGCGTGATGAACGGTTTAAGAATGTAGAAAAGATGCGAGAACGAGAGAGCCTTTTCAACGAATATCTTCTGGAAGtgcgaaaaaaggaaaaagaggaaaaaacagCAAAACGAGAAcag GTGAAAAAGGAATTCATATCGATGCTACGTGAACACAAAGACATCGACAGGCATTCGCATTGGAGTGATTGTAAGAAAAAATTGGAATCTGATTGGAGGTACAGAGTGGTAGAATCAGCAAGCACACGGGAAGATTGGTTTAGGGATTACACGCGTATGCTAAAAGAggagaggaaaaaggaaaaggagaaagacAAAGATCACCGGCATAGGGACAAAGATCATCACAAGTCGGAAAAGAAGGATAGGGACAGGAAGGATGTTGATAAGTACAAGGAAAAATCATCGAAGGATCGGACCGACAAGGATAGCTCGAAGGATAAGAAACAACGAAGAAGTGAAGTGCCGGCGGAAGAGAATGGTAAAGACAAAAAGGAAGCAGTGGTAGAGAAGGAGAGCGGTGAAATCGAAGACAATGATGAAAAAccaacgaaaaaagaaaatgat AAGGAAGATGCTGAAGACCAATCTGACTCGGAAGAAGATCGCGAGAAACAAAAACGTGAGCGTGAAAGAAGAGCGGAAGCAAGCcttcgagaaagagagagggaagttCAAAGAACTCTTGCCACACATCTTCGAGATAGAGATAAAGAGAGGCAACATCATCGTCATACAGAGGCGGTGCAACATTTTAGTGCACTTCTCGCAGATTTA GTGAGGAACGGCGACCTGGCATGGCGAGAAGCGAAACGGCAATTGAGGAAAGACCATAGATGGGAATTAGCAGAAAGCTTAGACCGCGAAGAGAAAGAAAGGTTATTTAATGAACACATAGAACAGCTCAGTCGTAAAAAGCGTGATAAATTCCGAGAGCTTCTTGATGAAGTAGGAGCTTCGACTGAACTTACCGCGTCGTGGAGAGatatcaaaaaattattaaaagacgATCCTAGATATCTTAAATTTTCATCTAGTGACCGg AAATGTGAAAAAGAATTCAAGGAATATATTAAGGATAAACTTGTTGCAGCAAAAGCTGATTTTAGGGAACTTCTACAG gAAACAAAACTGATTACTGATAAAACATATAAGAaagtacaagaaaataattcacatttagcggaaattgaagaaattttaaGGAAGGATCGAAGATTTCTTGTGTTGGAAGCAGCTGCTGCTGAGCGAACTCGTTTGTTAATGGGTTATCTAGAAGAATTGGCACGTAGGGGTCCGCCTCCACCACCCACAGCCTCAGAGCCATCACGAAGACCAACAACAAA TTAA
- the LOC116424178 gene encoding transcription elongation regulator 1 isoform X1, whose translation MEASTEQASASTETASNNEQEHNEECMEETEDYGYDGEDYRHFIPRGRGGFRGRGRGGFDFPMRGGPPRFRGRGFGPRGPMFRGANNGFPFEGPPRPNCPPGPAGPRFRGPPPFDPSWGPMGPPNLMGPPNLMGPPGMPPPHMMNGPIGTGPGPYGPPPGMGPPNMNNIPGQQQPPQQQTQQQANIPGLDLNGEVWVETKTPDGKSYYYNIRTRETTWTKPEGPNVKVMVQDQLEQLVHGASKQAAPSNTPTSTATTPSQISENRISQNSEPSTNNTDVMNQLSTAPPGTGPPPTLGETSDVTTQPSDATQTNGTAPATVTSTPAMNTPSVNTNMMQPPPNMIPMQHRMPNQFGGPIATQFGAAPFGMPPPGFQPFGGYGPPQANWGMPQMPHGVMAPQTPAEDPAVLAQLDQELVASAMVWTEHRAPDGRLYYYNSKAGESVWEKPQPLKDLESAKLALRQKAEEAAVNSTNTAVTSSAITNNNVVTEPTKQEKQQENNHETKDSIKEADTNKPKKEETAPKEVVKPQDKSRPISSTPVPGTPWCVVWTGDGRVFFYNPSSRISVWERPDDLIGRQDVDKMVSTPPDAVVPTKTTRQSDTSESSDDDQPTPAKKMKQEETKIAAPKEEEEKENKKTIDIGKEAAIEAEVRAARERAIVPLETRIKSFRDMLAEKDVSAFSTWEKELHKIVFDPRYLLLTSKERKQVFEKYVKERAEEERREKRNKMKERKEQFQKLLEEAGLHGKSSFSDFAQKHGRDERFKNVEKMRERESLFNEYLLEVRKKEKEEKTAKREQVKKEFISMLREHKDIDRHSHWSDCKKKLESDWRYRVVESASTREDWFRDYTRMLKEERKKEKEKDKDHRHRDKDHHKSEKKDRDRKDVDKYKEKSSKDRTDKDSSKDKKQRRSEVPAEENGKDKKEAVVEKESGEIEDNDEKPTKKENDKEDAEDQSDSEEDREKQKRERERRAEASLREREREVQRTLATHLRDRDKERQHHRHTEAVQHFSALLADLVRNGDLAWREAKRQLRKDHRWELAESLDREEKERLFNEHIEQLSRKKRDKFRELLDEVGASTELTASWRDIKKLLKDDPRYLKFSSSDRKCEKEFKEYIKDKLVAAKADFRELLQETKLITDKTYKKVQENNSHLAEIEEILRKDRRFLVLEAAAAERTRLLMGYLEELARRGPPPPPTASEPSRRPTTN comes from the exons ggGTCGTGGCAGAGGTGGGTTTGATTTCCCCATGAGAGGTGGGCCTCCAAGGTTTAGAGGAAGAGGATTTGGACCTAGAGGACCGATGTTTCGTGGAGCAAATAATGGATTTCCATTTGAGGGACCACCTAGGCCAAACTGTCCACCAGGACCAGCTGGGCCACGTTTTAGGGGACCTCCACCATTTGATCCTAGTTGGGGACCTATGGGGCCACCGAATCTGATGGGACCGCCAAATTTAATGGGACCTCCAGGAATG CCACCGCCACACATGATGAATGGCCCAATTGGTACAGGTCCGGGACCATACGGACCACCTCCTGGAATGGGACCACCAAATATGAATAAC ATTCCAGGTCAACAACAACCCCCGCAGCAGCAGACACAACAACAAGCAAACATTCCAGGCTTAGATCTCAATGGGGAAGTATGGGTAGAAACAAAAACACCAGATGGGAAAtcatattactataatattcgTACAAGAGAAACTACATGGACAAAACCAGAGGGCCCAAACGTTAAGGTCATGGTACAAGACCAg TTAGAACAATTGGTACATGGAGCATCTAAACAAGCAGCCCCTTCTAATACTCCTACATCTACAGCTACTACACCAAGCCAAATTAGTGAGAACAGAATATCTCAAAATAGTGAACCATCTACAAATAATACGGATGTTATGAACCAACTTAGTACAGCTCCACCTGGTACAGGTCCACCTCCTACGCTTGGTGAAACATCGGATGTTACCACACAACCATCCGATGCAACTCAAACAAATG GTACAGCACCTGCAACTGTCACTAGTACTCCAGCTATGAATACACCATCAGTAAATACAAATATGATGCAACCACCCCCTAATATGATACCTATGCAACATAGAATGCCAAACCAGTTTGGGGGTCCAATTGCAACACAATTTGGGGCAGCACCATTTGGTATGCCACCACCTGGTTTTCAACCTTTTGGCGGTTATGGTCCACCTCAAGCAAATTGGG GTATGCCACAAATGCCACATGGAGTAATGGCTCCACAGACGCCAGCAGAAGATCCTGCCGTATTAGCGCAACTTGATCAGGAACTGGTTGCCTCTGCTATGGTATGGACAGAACATCGTGCTCCAGATGGAAGGTTATATTATTACAACAGTAAAGCTGGTGAATCTGTTTGGGAAAAGCCGCAGCCTTTAAAAGATCTCGAAA GTGCAAAATTAGCATTACGGCAAAAAGCAGAAGAAGCTGCTGTAAATTCTACAAATACTGCTGTTACTAGTTCTGCAATCACTAATAATAATGTTGTCACTGAACCCACCAAACAAGAGAAGCAACAAGAAAATAATCACGAAACCAAAGATAGTATAAAAGAAGCAGATACTAACAAacctaaaaaagaagaaactgcGCCTAAGGAGGTTGTTAAACCTCAAGATAAATCTAGACCAATTTCAAGCACTCCAGTGCCTGGAACTCCTTG GTGTGTTGTTTGGACGGGCGATGGACGTGTATTTTTCTACAATCCTTCTTCACGAATTTCAGTATGGGAAAGACCAGATGATCTTATTGGTCGTCAAGATGTTGACAAAATGGTATCTACTCCTCCAGATGCAGTGGTACCTACTAAAACTACTCGTCAGTCAGATACAAGTGAGAGTAGTGATGATGACCAGCCAACACCagcaaaaaaaatgaaacaagaagaaactaaaa TAGCAGCACCaaaagaggaggaagaaaaggaaaataagaaaaccatTGATATCGGCAAAGAGGCTGCAATAGAAGCGGAAGTTCGAGCTGCCAGAGAAAGAGCAATTGTTCCTCTGGAAACACGGATTAAATCATTTAGGGATATGCTTGCAGAGAAagat gTGTCCGCATTTAGTACATGGGAGAAAGAACTCCATAAAATAGTATTCGATCCTCGTTACCTACTTTTGACATCGAAGGAGAGGAAACAGGTCTTCGAGAAATATGTAAAGGAGAGAGCAGAAGAAGAAAGGCGGGAAAAGAGGAATAAAATGAAGGAACGAAAAGAACAATTCCAGAAACTATTAGAAGAAGCTGGTCTTCATGGGAA ATCGTCATTTAGTGATTTTGCTCAAAAGCATGGGCGTGATGAACGGTTTAAGAATGTAGAAAAGATGCGAGAACGAGAGAGCCTTTTCAACGAATATCTTCTGGAAGtgcgaaaaaaggaaaaagaggaaaaaacagCAAAACGAGAAcag GTGAAAAAGGAATTCATATCGATGCTACGTGAACACAAAGACATCGACAGGCATTCGCATTGGAGTGATTGTAAGAAAAAATTGGAATCTGATTGGAGGTACAGAGTGGTAGAATCAGCAAGCACACGGGAAGATTGGTTTAGGGATTACACGCGTATGCTAAAAGAggagaggaaaaaggaaaaggagaaagacAAAGATCACCGGCATAGGGACAAAGATCATCACAAGTCGGAAAAGAAGGATAGGGACAGGAAGGATGTTGATAAGTACAAGGAAAAATCATCGAAGGATCGGACCGACAAGGATAGCTCGAAGGATAAGAAACAACGAAGAAGTGAAGTGCCGGCGGAAGAGAATGGTAAAGACAAAAAGGAAGCAGTGGTAGAGAAGGAGAGCGGTGAAATCGAAGACAATGATGAAAAAccaacgaaaaaagaaaatgat AAGGAAGATGCTGAAGACCAATCTGACTCGGAAGAAGATCGCGAGAAACAAAAACGTGAGCGTGAAAGAAGAGCGGAAGCAAGCcttcgagaaagagagagggaagttCAAAGAACTCTTGCCACACATCTTCGAGATAGAGATAAAGAGAGGCAACATCATCGTCATACAGAGGCGGTGCAACATTTTAGTGCACTTCTCGCAGATTTA GTGAGGAACGGCGACCTGGCATGGCGAGAAGCGAAACGGCAATTGAGGAAAGACCATAGATGGGAATTAGCAGAAAGCTTAGACCGCGAAGAGAAAGAAAGGTTATTTAATGAACACATAGAACAGCTCAGTCGTAAAAAGCGTGATAAATTCCGAGAGCTTCTTGATGAAGTAGGAGCTTCGACTGAACTTACCGCGTCGTGGAGAGatatcaaaaaattattaaaagacgATCCTAGATATCTTAAATTTTCATCTAGTGACCGg AAATGTGAAAAAGAATTCAAGGAATATATTAAGGATAAACTTGTTGCAGCAAAAGCTGATTTTAGGGAACTTCTACAG gAAACAAAACTGATTACTGATAAAACATATAAGAaagtacaagaaaataattcacatttagcggaaattgaagaaattttaaGGAAGGATCGAAGATTTCTTGTGTTGGAAGCAGCTGCTGCTGAGCGAACTCGTTTGTTAATGGGTTATCTAGAAGAATTGGCACGTAGGGGTCCGCCTCCACCACCCACAGCCTCAGAGCCATCACGAAGACCAACAACAAA TTAA
- the LOC116424178 gene encoding transcription elongation regulator 1 isoform X4 — MEASTEQASASTETASNNEQEHNEECMEETEDYGYDGEDYRHFIPRGRGGFRGRGRGGFDFPMRGGPPRFRGRGFGPRGPMFRGANNGFPFEGPPRPNCPPGPAGPRFRGPPPFDPSWGPMGPPNLMGPPNLMGPPGMIPGQQQPPQQQTQQQANIPGLDLNGEVWVETKTPDGKSYYYNIRTRETTWTKPEGPNVKVMVQDQLEQLVHGASKQAAPSNTPTSTATTPSQISENRISQNSEPSTNNTDVMNQLSTAPPGTGPPPTLGETSDVTTQPSDATQTNGTAPATVTSTPAMNTPSVNTNMMQPPPNMIPMQHRMPNQFGGPIATQFGAAPFGMPPPGFQPFGGYGPPQANWGMPQMPHGVMAPQTPAEDPAVLAQLDQELVASAMVWTEHRAPDGRLYYYNSKAGESVWEKPQPLKDLESAKLALRQKAEEAAVNSTNTAVTSSAITNNNVVTEPTKQEKQQENNHETKDSIKEADTNKPKKEETAPKEVVKPQDKSRPISSTPVPGTPWCVVWTGDGRVFFYNPSSRISVWERPDDLIGRQDVDKMVSTPPDAVVPTKTTRQSDTSESSDDDQPTPAKKMKQEETKIAAPKEEEEKENKKTIDIGKEAAIEAEVRAARERAIVPLETRIKSFRDMLAEKDVSAFSTWEKELHKIVFDPRYLLLTSKERKQVFEKYVKERAEEERREKRNKMKERKEQFQKLLEEAGLHGKSSFSDFAQKHGRDERFKNVEKMRERESLFNEYLLEVRKKEKEEKTAKREQVKKEFISMLREHKDIDRHSHWSDCKKKLESDWRYRVVESASTREDWFRDYTRMLKEERKKEKEKDKDHRHRDKDHHKSEKKDRDRKDVDKYKEKSSKDRTDKDSSKDKKQRRSEVPAEENGKDKKEAVVEKESGEIEDNDEKPTKKENDKEDAEDQSDSEEDREKQKRERERRAEASLREREREVQRTLATHLRDRDKERQHHRHTEAVQHFSALLADLVRNGDLAWREAKRQLRKDHRWELAESLDREEKERLFNEHIEQLSRKKRDKFRELLDEVGASTELTASWRDIKKLLKDDPRYLKFSSSDRKCEKEFKEYIKDKLVAAKADFRELLQETKLITDKTYKKVQENNSHLAEIEEILRKDRRFLVLEAAAAERTRLLMGYLEELARRGPPPPPTASEPSRRPTTN; from the exons ggGTCGTGGCAGAGGTGGGTTTGATTTCCCCATGAGAGGTGGGCCTCCAAGGTTTAGAGGAAGAGGATTTGGACCTAGAGGACCGATGTTTCGTGGAGCAAATAATGGATTTCCATTTGAGGGACCACCTAGGCCAAACTGTCCACCAGGACCAGCTGGGCCACGTTTTAGGGGACCTCCACCATTTGATCCTAGTTGGGGACCTATGGGGCCACCGAATCTGATGGGACCGCCAAATTTAATGGGACCTCCAGGAATG ATTCCAGGTCAACAACAACCCCCGCAGCAGCAGACACAACAACAAGCAAACATTCCAGGCTTAGATCTCAATGGGGAAGTATGGGTAGAAACAAAAACACCAGATGGGAAAtcatattactataatattcgTACAAGAGAAACTACATGGACAAAACCAGAGGGCCCAAACGTTAAGGTCATGGTACAAGACCAg TTAGAACAATTGGTACATGGAGCATCTAAACAAGCAGCCCCTTCTAATACTCCTACATCTACAGCTACTACACCAAGCCAAATTAGTGAGAACAGAATATCTCAAAATAGTGAACCATCTACAAATAATACGGATGTTATGAACCAACTTAGTACAGCTCCACCTGGTACAGGTCCACCTCCTACGCTTGGTGAAACATCGGATGTTACCACACAACCATCCGATGCAACTCAAACAAATG GTACAGCACCTGCAACTGTCACTAGTACTCCAGCTATGAATACACCATCAGTAAATACAAATATGATGCAACCACCCCCTAATATGATACCTATGCAACATAGAATGCCAAACCAGTTTGGGGGTCCAATTGCAACACAATTTGGGGCAGCACCATTTGGTATGCCACCACCTGGTTTTCAACCTTTTGGCGGTTATGGTCCACCTCAAGCAAATTGGG GTATGCCACAAATGCCACATGGAGTAATGGCTCCACAGACGCCAGCAGAAGATCCTGCCGTATTAGCGCAACTTGATCAGGAACTGGTTGCCTCTGCTATGGTATGGACAGAACATCGTGCTCCAGATGGAAGGTTATATTATTACAACAGTAAAGCTGGTGAATCTGTTTGGGAAAAGCCGCAGCCTTTAAAAGATCTCGAAA GTGCAAAATTAGCATTACGGCAAAAAGCAGAAGAAGCTGCTGTAAATTCTACAAATACTGCTGTTACTAGTTCTGCAATCACTAATAATAATGTTGTCACTGAACCCACCAAACAAGAGAAGCAACAAGAAAATAATCACGAAACCAAAGATAGTATAAAAGAAGCAGATACTAACAAacctaaaaaagaagaaactgcGCCTAAGGAGGTTGTTAAACCTCAAGATAAATCTAGACCAATTTCAAGCACTCCAGTGCCTGGAACTCCTTG GTGTGTTGTTTGGACGGGCGATGGACGTGTATTTTTCTACAATCCTTCTTCACGAATTTCAGTATGGGAAAGACCAGATGATCTTATTGGTCGTCAAGATGTTGACAAAATGGTATCTACTCCTCCAGATGCAGTGGTACCTACTAAAACTACTCGTCAGTCAGATACAAGTGAGAGTAGTGATGATGACCAGCCAACACCagcaaaaaaaatgaaacaagaagaaactaaaa TAGCAGCACCaaaagaggaggaagaaaaggaaaataagaaaaccatTGATATCGGCAAAGAGGCTGCAATAGAAGCGGAAGTTCGAGCTGCCAGAGAAAGAGCAATTGTTCCTCTGGAAACACGGATTAAATCATTTAGGGATATGCTTGCAGAGAAagat gTGTCCGCATTTAGTACATGGGAGAAAGAACTCCATAAAATAGTATTCGATCCTCGTTACCTACTTTTGACATCGAAGGAGAGGAAACAGGTCTTCGAGAAATATGTAAAGGAGAGAGCAGAAGAAGAAAGGCGGGAAAAGAGGAATAAAATGAAGGAACGAAAAGAACAATTCCAGAAACTATTAGAAGAAGCTGGTCTTCATGGGAA ATCGTCATTTAGTGATTTTGCTCAAAAGCATGGGCGTGATGAACGGTTTAAGAATGTAGAAAAGATGCGAGAACGAGAGAGCCTTTTCAACGAATATCTTCTGGAAGtgcgaaaaaaggaaaaagaggaaaaaacagCAAAACGAGAAcag GTGAAAAAGGAATTCATATCGATGCTACGTGAACACAAAGACATCGACAGGCATTCGCATTGGAGTGATTGTAAGAAAAAATTGGAATCTGATTGGAGGTACAGAGTGGTAGAATCAGCAAGCACACGGGAAGATTGGTTTAGGGATTACACGCGTATGCTAAAAGAggagaggaaaaaggaaaaggagaaagacAAAGATCACCGGCATAGGGACAAAGATCATCACAAGTCGGAAAAGAAGGATAGGGACAGGAAGGATGTTGATAAGTACAAGGAAAAATCATCGAAGGATCGGACCGACAAGGATAGCTCGAAGGATAAGAAACAACGAAGAAGTGAAGTGCCGGCGGAAGAGAATGGTAAAGACAAAAAGGAAGCAGTGGTAGAGAAGGAGAGCGGTGAAATCGAAGACAATGATGAAAAAccaacgaaaaaagaaaatgat AAGGAAGATGCTGAAGACCAATCTGACTCGGAAGAAGATCGCGAGAAACAAAAACGTGAGCGTGAAAGAAGAGCGGAAGCAAGCcttcgagaaagagagagggaagttCAAAGAACTCTTGCCACACATCTTCGAGATAGAGATAAAGAGAGGCAACATCATCGTCATACAGAGGCGGTGCAACATTTTAGTGCACTTCTCGCAGATTTA GTGAGGAACGGCGACCTGGCATGGCGAGAAGCGAAACGGCAATTGAGGAAAGACCATAGATGGGAATTAGCAGAAAGCTTAGACCGCGAAGAGAAAGAAAGGTTATTTAATGAACACATAGAACAGCTCAGTCGTAAAAAGCGTGATAAATTCCGAGAGCTTCTTGATGAAGTAGGAGCTTCGACTGAACTTACCGCGTCGTGGAGAGatatcaaaaaattattaaaagacgATCCTAGATATCTTAAATTTTCATCTAGTGACCGg AAATGTGAAAAAGAATTCAAGGAATATATTAAGGATAAACTTGTTGCAGCAAAAGCTGATTTTAGGGAACTTCTACAG gAAACAAAACTGATTACTGATAAAACATATAAGAaagtacaagaaaataattcacatttagcggaaattgaagaaattttaaGGAAGGATCGAAGATTTCTTGTGTTGGAAGCAGCTGCTGCTGAGCGAACTCGTTTGTTAATGGGTTATCTAGAAGAATTGGCACGTAGGGGTCCGCCTCCACCACCCACAGCCTCAGAGCCATCACGAAGACCAACAACAAA TTAA